One Lucilia cuprina isolate Lc7/37 chromosome 4, ASM2204524v1, whole genome shotgun sequence DNA segment encodes these proteins:
- the LOC124419772 gene encoding uncharacterized protein LOC124419772 — translation MALVTEKDGAINPVVTEWGTIESKLTELVMEHLLTNKDDKVPRFDSSEIHRGYRVIKCLDEFSKGFLNKCITKIRDAWVGLSLKLIPAEEIPMRPRARVWLPKMSAEAPKMLECLKRQNPNIHMNDWAIIRTEQGEGHTCLILAITEAGSVELEKVGFRLFFGVRGAKVKVFRPTKSGSEETDEMEAANSLLTGMKLSEPPIKPDNGTKDSAN, via the coding sequence ATGGCTCTGGTTACTGAAAAAGATGGGGCCATCAACCCTGTAGTAACAGAATGGGGTACCATTGAGTCTAAATTAACTGAGCTCGTTATGGAACACTTGCTCACTAACAAAGACGACAAGGTACCCCGTTTTGACTCCAGTGAGATTCACCGGGGATACAGGGTGATCAAATGCCTGGACGAATTCTCAAAGGGGTTCCTCAACAAATGCATCACTAAGATTAGAGATGCATGGGTAGGTTTAAGCCTTAAACTAATCCCTGCTGAGGAAATTCCAATGAGACCTCGTGCAAGAGTTTGGTTACCAAAGATGAGCGCCGAAGCACCCAAGATGTTGGAATGCCTCAAACGGCAGAATCCCAACATACACATGAATGACTGGGCTATCATCCGCACAGAACAAGGCGAAGGGCACACATGTCTAATTCTCGCCATCACAGAAGCTGGCTCCGTTGAGCTGGAGAAGGTGGGCTTTAGGCTGTTCTTTGGGGTGAGGGGCGCCAAAGTAAAGGTGTTCCGGCCGACAAAATCGGGGAGTGAAGAGACGGATGAGATGGAAGCTGCCAACTCTCTGCTCACTGGCATGAAACTCTCCGAGCCACCTATTAAACCTGACAATGGCACTAAAGATAGTGCAAATTAA